ATCATGACTGGCACCCCGGCCGGTCCGCCGCGCATGGCCCCGGGCGATGTCGTCGAGATCGAGATCGAAGGCGTCGGCGTGTTGCGCAACGGCGTGGTCGCGGAGGAGCTGCCGGGGTAGGGTGCCCCTTACCCCCGACCCCTCTCCCACAAGGGGAGAGGGGAGTGTCTCTTCGTCTCATTCCCCCTCTCCCAACTTTGGGAGAGGGGGGTAGGGGGTGAGGGCCGGCCTATGCCTCACTCCGTGCCGATGATGTCTTCGATGGAGCGGAGTCCTTCGCGGTCGAGGTAGGTGACGAGATCGCGGAGGATGCGGCCGGGAAGGGCGGGGCCGCCGTAGACGAAGGCGGTGTACATCTGGACCAGGCAGGCGCCGGCGCGCATCCGCTCGATGACATCGGCCGCGCTGCTGATGCCGCCGACACCGATGATCGAGAGCCGGTCGCCCGCGCGCCGGTGGACCTCACGGACGAGCGCGGTGGCGCGGGCGCGGAGCGGCGGGCCGCTCAGCCCGCCGGGGACGTCCGGCACCGGCCCCCGCAGCCCGCTCCGGTCGACGGTGGTGTTGCTGACGACGACACCGGCCGCGCCCCCCTCGATCGCCCCGGCGAGGACGTCGTCGAGCGCGGCGTCGTCGAGGTCGGGCGCGATCTTCACCAGCACCGGGTGGGGGCGGCGGCGGTGCAGCGTGGCGGCGCGGGTGTTCGCCTCACCGACGGCTCGGAGGATTTCCACCAGCGCCGTGCGCTGCTGCAGGTCGCGCAGGCCGGGGGTATTGGGCGAACTGACGTTGACCACGACGTAGTTCGCCACGTCCCAGAGCGCGTTCAGCACGTCCACGTAGTCCTTGGCGGCGCACTCGGGCGGCGTGTCGCGGTTCTTCCCGAGGTTGATACCGACGACACCGGGGAAGCGCCGGCCGACCAGCCGGGCACGGACGGCCGCCGCGCCCTCGCTGGGGAACCCCATGGCGTTGATGAGGGCCTGGTCCTGCGGCAGGCGCCAGAGGCGAGGCTGCGGATTGCCGGGCTGCGGGCGCGGGGTGACGGTGCCGACCTCGACCGCGCCGAACCCGAGCGCCAGCAGGGCACCGACCGCCTGGGCGTCCTTGTCCAGTCCGGCGGCGACGCCGAGCGGGTTGCGGAACGTCAGGCCGAAGCGCTCCACGCGGAGCCGCTCATCGGCGGGGCCGGCGAGCCGACCCAGGAGCGCTGCCCCACCCGGCATTCGGTCCGCATCGCGCAGCAGCCGGAGCGCCAGGTGGTGTGCGCGCTCCGGGTCCATGCGCTGCAGCAGTGCCGGGTAGAGGACCGCTCGGTACAGCCGCTCCATGCTGGTGGACTCCTTCGGCGTCATGCGTCATGCGTCATGCGTCATACGTCACGCGTGTTCCGTGTTGCGTGTTTCGTGTTCCGTGGTTCGTCATGGCGAGTCGGAGCCCAAGCTAACGGACCGCGCGACACGCAACACGGAACACGCATCACGCATCACGCACCAGTATGACGCATGACAGGTGACGTATGACGAATGACGTCTCGGATTCCCCTACCCCGTCTCACAGACCCAGGCGCGCGGCCCGCCGGGCCGCTCGGGGTGCCATCACTGGTTGCCGCTGGGGTAGGAGATCTCGTAGCCGGTACCGCGGCGGGGGATGGCGAGGGCGACGAGGCGCCGGGTGTCGTCCAGCTCGGCGCGCAGCGTCGCCTGCGCGGCGCGGACCTGCTCCCGGTCGATCCCCTCCTCCGGCACGCTCAGGGTGATGTAGGCGGAGTCGGGGTCCACGTCTACATACTCGGCGGCGACGGGGTCGTCCGTCCAGGGCTGGAGTGCAGCGGTCAAGTCGAGGCCGGGCGGCGGCACGATCTCGACACCAACCAGCCGGCCGCCCTCTCCGACGTCGACGTAGCCCGGCAAATCGACCGTCCGGCTGGTCTCCCCCGGCTCGCGGTCGAGTGAGAGGCGCAGGGAGTTGGTGGTCGGGTCGTAGCGGAGACGCATGGCGTGTCCTTATGTCCAGTGGCGAGGGGCGGGTCGCGCTAGCCGCGCGGCGCGGTCAGGCCGATGCGGGCGTCGGCGTCGTAGGCGGCGAGCCGGCTCCGGTTGCAGCGGACGCGGACGCGGGTGCCCGGCGCCAGGTCGACGTGCGACGGCTGGTTCGACAGGAGCTGGACGCCGCACGGGAGCTGCACCAGATAGGTGTACTCCGCGCCGTTGAAGGTGCGCGAGGTGATGACGGCGATGCCCTCGGAGTCCTCCTCAAGGCTGACGTCGCGCGGGCGGATCAGGAGTTCGACAAGTTGCGGCCCGGCCGGGTTCTCCAGCCCGAAGCGGCCGAGGTCCGACTCGGCCACGTCCCCGGCGACGCGGGCCGGGACAAACGTGCC
This genomic window from Sphaerobacter thermophilus DSM 20745 contains:
- a CDS encoding quinone-dependent dihydroorotate dehydrogenase, producing the protein MERLYRAVLYPALLQRMDPERAHHLALRLLRDADRMPGGAALLGRLAGPADERLRVERFGLTFRNPLGVAAGLDKDAQAVGALLALGFGAVEVGTVTPRPQPGNPQPRLWRLPQDQALINAMGFPSEGAAAVRARLVGRRFPGVVGINLGKNRDTPPECAAKDYVDVLNALWDVANYVVVNVSSPNTPGLRDLQQRTALVEILRAVGEANTRAATLHRRRPHPVLVKIAPDLDDAALDDVLAGAIEGGAAGVVVSNTTVDRSGLRGPVPDVPGGLSGPPLRARATALVREVHRRAGDRLSIIGVGGISSAADVIERMRAGACLVQMYTAFVYGGPALPGRILRDLVTYLDREGLRSIEDIIGTE
- a CDS encoding DUF2283 domain-containing protein, giving the protein MRLRYDPTTNSLRLSLDREPGETSRTVDLPGYVDVGEGGRLVGVEIVPPPGLDLTAALQPWTDDPVAAEYVDVDPDSAYITLSVPEEGIDREQVRAAQATLRAELDDTRRLVALAIPRRGTGYEISYPSGNQ